A single region of the Nocardioides aurantiacus genome encodes:
- a CDS encoding phosphotransferase family protein: protein MWEPDPSWEVLPGAAGPASAGVWRARSGGRSWVVKRLRPPSYDEPGGHLALDPVHPGYWRREADAALTGFGDGPGLVRAGDGPVEEDGEGVTLWSPEAVGEPPTGLHVARALGSFAAAAYDTPPWAAREQLRRRLELVEARGGWRTLARTTLADVTSLLWERRGHWLARLDEGPQGRVHGDAVPSNFLTTGRGGAVVAVDWQCLGVGPVGADLGYWSLSSREEFGVLLEAFLAGVVAAAGREVDVEAVARAARVHAAYSVLSRAEWALAQAAKGEGALAGKFRHPAVAPYLRAIERQFPQLEALLP, encoded by the coding sequence GTGTGGGAGCCGGACCCCTCGTGGGAGGTGCTGCCCGGCGCGGCCGGCCCGGCGAGCGCCGGGGTGTGGCGCGCCCGGTCGGGTGGTCGGAGCTGGGTCGTCAAGCGGCTGCGCCCCCCGTCTTACGACGAGCCGGGCGGTCACCTCGCGCTCGACCCCGTGCACCCCGGCTACTGGCGCCGTGAGGCCGACGCGGCCCTGACCGGCTTCGGCGACGGTCCCGGCCTGGTCCGCGCCGGCGACGGCCCGGTCGAGGAGGACGGCGAGGGCGTGACGCTGTGGAGCCCGGAGGCGGTGGGGGAGCCGCCGACGGGGCTCCACGTCGCCCGGGCCCTCGGCAGCTTCGCCGCGGCGGCGTACGACACCCCGCCGTGGGCCGCCCGCGAGCAGCTGCGCCGGCGGCTCGAGCTGGTGGAGGCCCGGGGCGGGTGGCGCACCCTGGCGCGCACCACGCTGGCCGACGTCACGAGCCTGCTGTGGGAGCGTCGCGGGCACTGGCTGGCCCGCCTCGACGAGGGGCCCCAGGGGCGGGTGCACGGCGACGCGGTGCCCTCGAACTTCCTCACCACCGGTCGGGGCGGTGCGGTCGTGGCGGTCGACTGGCAGTGCCTGGGCGTGGGACCCGTGGGTGCCGACCTGGGCTACTGGTCGCTGTCGAGCCGCGAGGAGTTCGGGGTGCTGCTGGAGGCGTTCCTCGCCGGGGTGGTCGCGGCGGCCGGTCGCGAGGTCGACGTCGAGGCCGTGGCGCGGGCGGCGCGGGTGCACGCGGCGTACTCCGTGCTGAGCCGTGCCGAGTGGGCGCTGGCCCAGGCGGCGAAGGGCGAGGGAGCGCTCGCCGGCAAGTTCCGCCACCCGGCCGTCGCGCCCTACCTGCGCGCGATCGAGCGGCAGTTCCCCCAGCTCGAGGCACTGCTCCCCTGA
- a CDS encoding DUF6314 family protein: protein MTPAHPLADPRLLLGGWLLERTIEDRRGDLDGVVEGRLELAEEAPDRLRWEERATWLRPGGEVPVTRTLRVVRRGEGWWVLFEDGRDFHPWSPGDAVVHDCRSDTYRGVVTGSPASWSVTWEVTGPAKDYVMHTRLRPARPGEGTSGPQQ from the coding sequence GTGACCCCTGCGCACCCCCTGGCCGACCCGCGGCTCCTGCTCGGCGGCTGGCTGCTGGAGCGCACCATCGAGGACCGCCGCGGCGACCTCGACGGGGTGGTCGAGGGCCGGCTCGAGCTGGCCGAGGAGGCGCCCGACCGGCTGCGCTGGGAGGAGCGGGCCACCTGGCTCCGCCCCGGCGGCGAGGTGCCGGTGACCCGCACGCTGCGCGTCGTACGCCGCGGCGAGGGGTGGTGGGTCCTCTTCGAGGACGGGCGCGACTTCCACCCGTGGTCACCCGGCGACGCGGTGGTGCACGACTGCCGGTCCGACACCTACCGCGGCGTGGTCACCGGGTCCCCGGCCTCGTGGTCGGTGACCTGGGAGGTGACCGGGCCGGCCAAGGACTACGTGATGCACACGCGGCTGCGGCCCGCCCGCCCCGGCGAGGGGACGAGCGGGCCGCAGCAGTGA
- a CDS encoding biotin transporter BioY, with protein MSSSALSVPLHRRRPLVLADVVPGALARDIALVLGGAALTGLAAQVAIPVAGSPVPVTGQTFAALGVGAALGWQRGALALLVYLLAGMAGMPWYADGGSGVMAPSLGYVIGFVVAAGVVGLLASRGGDRSPGRTIATMVLGNAVVYAIGLPYLAASLGIGLGEAFDIGMKNYLLGDGLKILLAAGCLPVAWRLVDKLHR; from the coding sequence ATGTCCAGCTCCGCCCTGTCCGTCCCGCTGCACCGGCGTCGCCCGCTGGTCCTGGCCGACGTCGTCCCCGGGGCGCTCGCCCGGGACATCGCCCTCGTCCTCGGCGGTGCCGCACTGACCGGTCTCGCCGCCCAGGTCGCGATCCCGGTCGCGGGCTCCCCCGTGCCGGTGACCGGCCAGACCTTCGCCGCGCTCGGGGTCGGTGCGGCCCTCGGCTGGCAGCGTGGCGCGCTCGCGCTGCTCGTCTACCTGCTCGCCGGCATGGCCGGGATGCCGTGGTACGCCGACGGCGGCTCCGGCGTGATGGCACCCTCCCTCGGCTACGTCATCGGCTTCGTGGTCGCAGCCGGCGTCGTCGGCCTGCTGGCCAGCCGTGGCGGCGACCGCTCGCCGGGCCGCACCATCGCCACGATGGTGCTCGGCAACGCCGTGGTCTACGCGATCGGCCTGCCCTACCTCGCCGCCTCGCTCGGCATCGGTCTCGGCGAGGCCTTCGACATCGGCATGAAGAACTACCTGCTGGGCGACGGCCTGAAGATCCTGCTCGCGGCCGGGTGCCTGCCCGTCGCGTGGCGCCTCGTCGACAAGCTGCACCGCTGA
- the ypfJ gene encoding KPN_02809 family neutral zinc metallopeptidase encodes MRFNPKARIDQGQVEVRRGGGGGGFGGGTGGGGGRLPIPTGGKGGLGIGGIILVVLVYVAIQFLGGGGGGGGTGSSGATGEQTTNECRTGEDANSSDACAIDLFTTSVQDFWDRAYPDQTGEAYQQIKTVRFEGSTQSGCGQASSEMGPFYCPNDQLVYLDTTFFDDMLRGRLGAQGGPFAIGYVIAHEYGHHVEDLQGDLGRIRTQQGADSDAVRVELKADCLAGMWARSATRTRDQDGQTIISDLTQDDIERAIDAAEAVGDDRIQQRSSGRVDTDSFTHGSAAQRVKWFNIGLEQGSLEACDTFSAGRL; translated from the coding sequence ATGCGCTTCAACCCCAAGGCCCGCATCGACCAGGGCCAGGTGGAGGTACGCCGCGGCGGTGGCGGCGGTGGCTTCGGCGGCGGCACGGGAGGCGGCGGCGGCCGACTGCCCATCCCCACCGGCGGCAAGGGTGGCCTCGGGATCGGCGGGATCATCCTGGTGGTGCTGGTCTACGTGGCCATCCAGTTCCTCGGCGGAGGCGGTGGGGGCGGCGGGACCGGCTCCTCGGGCGCGACCGGCGAGCAGACCACCAACGAGTGCCGCACCGGGGAGGACGCCAACAGCTCCGACGCCTGCGCGATCGACCTGTTCACCACCTCGGTGCAGGACTTCTGGGACCGGGCCTACCCCGACCAGACGGGCGAGGCCTACCAGCAGATCAAGACGGTGCGGTTCGAGGGATCGACGCAGTCCGGCTGCGGCCAGGCCAGCTCGGAGATGGGGCCGTTCTACTGCCCCAACGACCAGCTGGTCTACCTCGACACCACCTTCTTCGACGACATGCTGCGCGGCCGGCTCGGGGCGCAGGGCGGCCCGTTCGCGATCGGCTACGTCATCGCCCACGAGTACGGCCACCACGTGGAGGACCTCCAGGGCGACCTCGGCCGGATCCGCACCCAGCAGGGCGCCGACAGCGACGCCGTGCGGGTCGAGCTCAAGGCCGACTGCCTGGCCGGCATGTGGGCCCGCAGCGCGACCCGCACCCGGGACCAGGACGGCCAGACGATCATCTCCGACCTGACCCAGGACGACATCGAGCGGGCCATCGACGCCGCGGAGGCGGTCGGCGACGACCGGATCCAGCAGCGCTCCTCGGGCCGGGTCGACACCGACTCCTTCACCCACGGCTCCGCCGCCCAGCGCGTGAAGTGGTTCAACATCGGCCTCGAGCAGGGCTCGCTGGAGGCCTGCGACACCTTCTCCGCCGGTCGACTGTGA
- a CDS encoding ABC-F family ATP-binding cassette domain-containing protein: MITVSQLEVRAGARLLMSDVNFRIGAGDRVGLVGRNGAGKTTMTKILAGETLPAGGTVTNSGTIGYLPQDPRTGDPEVLARDRILSARGLDEVVRRLRAAEAEMGSDDPNTRDRAMRRYEKADAALHAAGGYSAEAEAAQIASSIGIADRLMDQPLRTLSGGQRRRVELARILFSGAETLLLDEPTNHLDADSIVWLRDYLRNHKGGLVVISHDVGLLEACVNKVLHLDANRAVIDVYNIGWKAYLAQRETDEKRRKRERTNAESKAKTLTDQANKMRAKATKAQAAQSMLKRAEKLMAGVEGERQADRVAKITFPDPAPCGKTPLTARELSKSYGSLEVFTDVDLAVDRGSRVVVLGLNGAGKTTLMRILAGVDQSDTGGVVPGHGLKIGYYAQEHETLDTNRTVLQNLQSAAQQLTDTEARSVLGSFLFSGDDATKPAGVLSGGEKTRLALAILVVSSANVLLLDEPTNNLDPASREEVLAAIRSYAGAIVLITHDEGAVHALEPDRVLILPDGVEDLWTPDYADLVSLA; this comes from the coding sequence GTGATCACTGTCTCCCAGCTCGAGGTGCGCGCCGGCGCGCGCCTGCTCATGAGCGACGTCAACTTCCGCATCGGCGCCGGCGACCGGGTCGGCCTGGTCGGCCGCAACGGCGCCGGCAAGACGACCATGACCAAGATCCTGGCGGGGGAGACGCTCCCGGCCGGCGGCACCGTCACCAACTCCGGGACCATCGGCTACCTGCCCCAGGACCCCCGCACCGGTGACCCCGAGGTGCTCGCACGCGACCGGATCCTCTCGGCCCGCGGTCTCGACGAGGTCGTACGCCGGCTCCGCGCCGCCGAGGCCGAGATGGGCAGCGACGACCCGAACACCCGGGACCGGGCCATGCGCCGCTACGAGAAGGCCGACGCGGCCCTGCACGCGGCCGGCGGCTACTCCGCCGAGGCCGAGGCGGCCCAGATCGCCTCCTCCATCGGCATCGCCGACCGGCTGATGGACCAGCCGCTGCGGACCCTCTCCGGTGGGCAGCGGCGCCGCGTCGAGCTCGCCCGCATCCTGTTCTCGGGCGCGGAGACGCTGCTGCTCGACGAGCCCACCAACCACCTCGACGCCGACTCGATCGTGTGGCTGCGCGACTACCTGCGCAACCACAAGGGCGGCCTGGTGGTGATCTCCCACGACGTCGGGCTGCTCGAGGCCTGTGTCAACAAGGTGCTGCACCTCGACGCCAACCGGGCCGTCATCGACGTCTACAACATCGGCTGGAAGGCCTACCTCGCCCAGCGCGAGACCGACGAGAAGCGCCGCAAGCGCGAGCGCACGAACGCCGAGAGCAAGGCCAAGACGCTCACCGACCAGGCCAACAAGATGCGCGCCAAGGCCACCAAGGCCCAGGCCGCGCAGTCGATGCTCAAGCGTGCCGAGAAGCTGATGGCCGGTGTCGAGGGCGAGCGGCAGGCCGACCGCGTGGCCAAGATCACGTTCCCCGATCCGGCCCCGTGCGGCAAGACGCCGCTCACGGCCCGGGAGCTGTCGAAGTCCTACGGCTCGCTCGAGGTGTTCACCGACGTCGACCTGGCGGTCGACCGGGGCAGCCGGGTGGTGGTGCTCGGCCTCAACGGCGCCGGGAAGACCACCCTGATGCGGATCCTGGCCGGCGTCGACCAGTCCGACACCGGCGGCGTCGTGCCCGGGCACGGCCTCAAGATCGGCTACTACGCCCAGGAGCACGAGACGCTCGACACCAACCGGACCGTGCTGCAGAACCTGCAGTCGGCGGCGCAGCAGCTCACCGACACGGAGGCGCGCTCGGTCCTGGGGTCGTTCCTGTTCTCCGGCGACGACGCCACCAAGCCCGCAGGCGTCCTCTCGGGCGGGGAGAAGACGCGGCTCGCGCTGGCCATCCTGGTGGTCTCCAGCGCCAACGTGCTGCTGCTCGACGAGCCGACCAACAACCTCGACCCCGCCTCCCGCGAGGAGGTCCTCGCGGCGATCCGCTCCTACGCCGGCGCGATCGTGCTGATCACGCACGACGAGGGCGCCGTCCACGCGCTCGAGCCCGACCGGGTGCTGATCCTGCCCGACGGGGTCGAGGACCTCTGGACGCCCGACTACGCCGACCTGGTGTCGCTGGCCTGA
- a CDS encoding enoyl-CoA hydratase/isomerase family protein, with amino-acid sequence MSTGSSPSTTPFPDTERLSRVGLRAELDGAVLTVTLDRPQRRNSQTPGQWHALGDLGASVPDEVRVVVVRGEGATFSAGLDTRLLGPDGVPGEDSVHDLMRGDDQHVLDTIDAYQRGFTWLGDPRFVSVAQVRGHAIGAGFQLALACDLRVVAEDALFCMKEPALGLVPDLAGTKPLVELVGYSRALEICATARFLGAEEARHLGLATAVVPGDDLEATTADLVEALLSSDAGAVRETKALLQSAGSLGLEEQRLRERQAQLRRFRALTARG; translated from the coding sequence ATGTCCACCGGCTCCTCACCCTCCACCACGCCCTTCCCCGACACCGAGCGGCTGAGCCGGGTCGGGTTGCGGGCCGAGCTCGACGGGGCCGTGCTGACCGTCACCCTCGACCGGCCGCAGCGCCGCAACAGCCAGACCCCGGGCCAGTGGCACGCCCTGGGCGACCTCGGCGCGTCGGTGCCCGACGAGGTCCGGGTGGTGGTGGTGCGCGGCGAGGGGGCGACGTTCTCGGCCGGCCTCGACACGCGCCTGCTGGGCCCCGACGGCGTCCCGGGGGAGGACTCGGTCCACGACCTGATGCGCGGCGACGACCAGCACGTGCTGGACACCATCGACGCCTACCAGCGCGGCTTCACCTGGCTGGGCGACCCCCGGTTCGTCTCGGTCGCGCAGGTGCGCGGGCACGCCATCGGCGCGGGGTTCCAGCTGGCCCTGGCCTGCGACCTGCGGGTGGTGGCCGAGGACGCGCTGTTCTGCATGAAGGAGCCGGCGCTGGGCCTGGTGCCGGACCTGGCGGGAACAAAACCCCTGGTCGAGCTGGTTGGCTACTCGCGGGCGCTGGAGATCTGCGCGACGGCGAGGTTCCTCGGGGCCGAGGAGGCACGTCACCTCGGCCTGGCCACCGCGGTGGTGCCGGGCGACGACCTCGAGGCCACCACGGCCGACCTCGTCGAGGCCCTGCTCTCCAGCGACGCAGGAGCGGTCCGCGAGACCAAGGCACTGCTGCAGTCAGCAGGCAGCCTCGGTCTGGAGGAGCAGCGCCTGCGCGAGCGACAGGCACAGCTGCGTCGGTTCCGGGCCCTCACCGCGAGGGGCTGA
- a CDS encoding ABC transporter ATP-binding protein: protein MSGMSPWAMLGSARRDRSVVDHRLSRDTVRRVVGFALPHRALIAGFLTFVVLDAALVVVNPLLVKHLLDDGVLAQDVSVVVWLAVAMGVTSILSAGLGVGSGFLSSRIGESLIFDLRTQVFAHVQRLSLAFFTRTQTGALVSRLNNDVVGAQRAFTSTLSSVVSNSISVVVVGITMFALSWQVTLACLALFPLLLLASRWVGRQISGLTRRQMDGNADLGNMMTERFNVGGALLLKLFGRRDEEDDRYAEKAGVVRDLGIRIALVTRIFMAFMMLIPALATALVYGIGGTLAVSGALTIGTLTALATLLLRLLGPMQGLSNVRVDVMTALVSFDRVFEVLDLPSTVAEKDDPVEVDPHHGRVQFSHVGFGYPSAEEVSLASLETVARVETRDNGPVLHDVDFVAEPGQMVALVGPSGAGKTTITHLVARLYDVTSGAVLVGGHDVREVSLQSLEDSVGYVTQDAHMFHDTIRENLRYAHPDASDEQVWAALEAARIASLVRSMPDGLDTVVGDRGYRLSGGERQRLAIARLLLKAPSIVVLDEATAHLDSESEFAVQQALDSALEGRTSLVIAHRLSTVRNADLILVVDGGRIVQRGTHAELLAAGGLYADLHRTQFEEDAPAPQTVG from the coding sequence ATGAGCGGCATGAGTCCCTGGGCGATGCTCGGGTCGGCCCGGCGCGACCGGTCGGTGGTGGACCACCGGCTGAGCCGCGACACGGTGCGTCGGGTCGTCGGCTTCGCCCTGCCCCACCGGGCGTTGATCGCGGGGTTCCTGACCTTCGTGGTCCTCGACGCCGCCCTGGTGGTCGTCAACCCGCTGCTGGTCAAGCACCTCCTCGACGACGGGGTCCTGGCCCAGGACGTCTCCGTCGTGGTGTGGCTGGCCGTCGCGATGGGCGTCACCTCGATCCTCTCCGCCGGGCTGGGTGTGGGGTCGGGCTTCTTGTCCTCGCGCATCGGCGAGAGCCTGATCTTCGACCTGCGCACCCAGGTGTTCGCCCACGTCCAGCGGCTCAGCCTCGCCTTCTTCACGCGCACCCAGACCGGCGCGCTCGTCTCCCGGCTCAACAACGACGTCGTGGGGGCGCAGCGCGCCTTCACCTCGACGCTGTCCAGCGTGGTCTCCAACTCGATCAGCGTGGTCGTCGTGGGGATCACGATGTTCGCGCTCAGCTGGCAGGTCACGCTGGCCTGCCTGGCGCTGTTCCCGCTGCTGCTGCTGGCCTCGCGCTGGGTGGGCCGTCAGATCAGCGGCCTGACGCGGCGCCAGATGGACGGCAACGCCGACCTGGGCAACATGATGACCGAGCGCTTCAACGTGGGCGGCGCGCTGCTGCTCAAGCTGTTCGGCCGACGCGACGAGGAGGACGACCGCTACGCCGAGAAGGCCGGCGTGGTGCGCGACCTCGGCATCCGGATCGCGCTCGTCACCCGGATCTTCATGGCCTTCATGATGCTGATCCCGGCGCTGGCGACCGCGCTGGTCTACGGCATCGGCGGCACCCTGGCCGTGAGCGGGGCGCTCACCATCGGCACCCTGACCGCGCTCGCGACGCTGCTGCTGCGACTGCTCGGGCCGATGCAGGGCCTGTCCAACGTGCGTGTCGACGTGATGACCGCGCTGGTCAGCTTCGACCGCGTCTTCGAGGTGCTCGACCTGCCCTCCACCGTGGCGGAGAAGGACGACCCCGTGGAGGTCGACCCCCACCACGGCCGGGTGCAGTTCTCCCACGTCGGCTTCGGCTACCCCTCCGCCGAGGAGGTCTCCCTGGCCAGCCTCGAGACCGTCGCACGGGTCGAGACCCGCGACAACGGGCCCGTGCTGCACGACGTCGACTTCGTGGCCGAGCCCGGCCAGATGGTGGCCCTGGTGGGCCCCTCGGGCGCCGGCAAGACCACCATCACCCACCTCGTCGCCCGGCTCTACGACGTGACGAGCGGGGCCGTGCTGGTCGGCGGCCACGACGTCCGCGAGGTGTCGCTGCAGTCGCTGGAGGACTCCGTCGGCTACGTCACCCAGGACGCCCACATGTTCCACGACACCATCCGCGAGAACCTCCGCTACGCCCATCCCGACGCCTCGGACGAGCAGGTCTGGGCGGCCCTGGAGGCGGCGCGGATCGCCTCGCTGGTGCGCTCGATGCCCGACGGCCTCGACACCGTCGTGGGCGACCGCGGCTACCGGCTCTCCGGGGGCGAGCGGCAGCGGCTGGCCATCGCCCGGCTGCTGCTCAAGGCGCCGTCCATCGTGGTGCTCGACGAGGCCACCGCCCACCTCGACTCCGAGTCGGAGTTCGCGGTGCAGCAGGCCCTGGACTCCGCCCTGGAGGGACGCACCTCGCTCGTCATCGCCCACCGGCTCTCCACCGTCCGCAACGCCGACCTGATCCTCGTCGTCGACGGCGGTCGCATCGTGCAGCGCGGCACCCACGCCGAGCTGCTGGCCGCCGGCGGCCTCTACGCCGACCTGCACCGCACCCAGTTCGAGGAGGACGCCCCCGCCCCGCAGACGGTGGGCTGA
- a CDS encoding SDR family oxidoreductase, with product MDLQLTDRVFLVTGGARGLGRASAELLVAEGARVVLSGRSESSLGEAVTALGEDRATAVVADNADPATAHRLVETALSRWGRLDGALVSVGGPPPGSVMETEDRIWSEAFESIVVGGLRVARATARAVEGPASIVFVLSTSVREPVAGLAVSNGLRPGLAMAAKVLAGELGPRQVRVNGLLPGRISTDRVAELDQATGNAEEARRRAVASIPLGRYGRPEEFAAAAAFLLSPVSSFVTGTMLPVDGGLLRGL from the coding sequence ATGGACCTCCAGCTGACCGACCGTGTCTTCCTCGTCACCGGGGGCGCTCGCGGCCTGGGCCGGGCCAGTGCCGAGCTGCTCGTCGCCGAGGGCGCGCGCGTGGTGCTGTCGGGGCGGAGCGAGAGCTCGCTCGGCGAGGCCGTGACCGCGCTGGGCGAGGACCGGGCCACCGCGGTGGTCGCCGACAACGCCGACCCCGCCACCGCCCACCGGCTCGTCGAGACGGCCCTGTCGCGCTGGGGCCGGCTCGACGGGGCCCTGGTCTCGGTCGGTGGACCACCGCCCGGCTCGGTGATGGAGACCGAGGACCGGATCTGGAGCGAGGCCTTCGAGTCGATCGTCGTCGGAGGCCTGCGGGTCGCACGGGCGACCGCGCGGGCCGTCGAGGGGCCGGCGTCGATCGTGTTCGTGCTCTCCACGTCGGTGCGCGAGCCGGTGGCCGGCCTGGCGGTGTCCAACGGCCTGCGTCCGGGCCTGGCCATGGCGGCCAAGGTGCTCGCCGGCGAGCTCGGGCCGCGGCAGGTGCGCGTCAACGGCCTGCTGCCCGGGCGCATCTCCACCGACCGGGTGGCCGAGCTCGACCAGGCGACCGGCAACGCCGAGGAGGCCCGACGCCGGGCGGTGGCCTCGATCCCGCTCGGACGCTACGGCCGGCCCGAGGAGTTCGCCGCCGCGGCGGCGTTCCTGCTCAGCCCGGTCTCATCCTTCGTCACGGGGACGATGCTGCCCGTGGACGGCGGTCTGCTGCGCGGGCTCTGA
- a CDS encoding SURF1 family protein, translating into MGFLLSRRWVVFAVVVALLAYLTLLLGQWQFGRLEDRKQENRIVSTNLRAAPVPVEEVLSTDRQPPAEAAWQRVTARGTWDDEHTIVLKYQTREGGAGVDVVTPLVTEDGTAVLVDRGWLATDNSGRTRPDLPPATEGTVTVTGYVRQDATGGATQVQDLSTRAVSSQAAAEAVPHPLYRGFLDLAEESPEPEQQLALTELPDAGSNGPHFFYGLQWWFFGALAVFGFAYLAYDELRGRRREGTPAGEARRRPGRDSEPAQQTAVHGQHRPRDEG; encoded by the coding sequence GTGGGGTTCCTGCTGTCACGTCGCTGGGTCGTGTTCGCCGTCGTGGTCGCGCTCCTGGCCTACCTGACCCTGCTGCTGGGGCAGTGGCAGTTCGGCCGGCTGGAGGACCGCAAGCAGGAGAACCGCATCGTGAGCACCAACCTCCGCGCGGCTCCCGTGCCCGTCGAGGAGGTGCTCTCCACCGATCGACAGCCCCCGGCCGAGGCGGCGTGGCAGCGGGTGACCGCCCGGGGCACCTGGGACGACGAGCACACGATCGTGCTGAAGTACCAGACCCGCGAGGGCGGTGCCGGCGTCGACGTCGTCACCCCCCTGGTCACCGAGGACGGCACCGCGGTGCTGGTCGACCGTGGCTGGCTCGCGACCGACAACTCCGGCCGCACCCGCCCCGACCTGCCACCCGCGACCGAGGGGACGGTCACGGTGACCGGCTACGTCCGGCAGGACGCGACCGGCGGCGCGACGCAGGTCCAGGACCTCAGCACCCGGGCCGTGTCCTCGCAGGCGGCCGCCGAGGCGGTCCCCCACCCGCTCTACCGCGGGTTCCTCGACCTGGCCGAGGAGAGCCCGGAGCCGGAGCAGCAGCTCGCCCTCACCGAGCTCCCGGACGCCGGCAGCAACGGCCCGCACTTCTTCTACGGCCTGCAGTGGTGGTTCTTCGGGGCGCTGGCCGTCTTCGGGTTCGCCTACCTGGCCTACGACGAGCTGCGCGGCCGGCGACGGGAGGGCACGCCCGCGGGCGAGGCGCGACGCCGCCCCGGCCGTGACTCAGAGCCCGCGCAGCAGACCGCCGTCCACGGGCAGCATCGTCCCCGTGACGAAGGATGA
- the moaA gene encoding GTP 3',8-cyclase MoaA encodes MSAHDDIQPAPAGGLLDGFGRVATDLRVSLTDRCNLRCNYCMPAEGLDWMPTDQTLTDDEVVRLVRIGVEDLGIREVRFTGGEPLLRRGLTDIVRRTAQLRPRPEVSLTTNALGLARTAGALAESGLDRVNVSLDTIRADVFAQITRRDRLHDVVAGLEAADAAGIGPIKINAVLLRGVNDHLAPELLGWCLERGYQLRIIEQMPLDAQHAWSREGMVTAEEIFASLATAFTLTPDPDHRGSAPAETFLVDGGPARVGVIASVTRPFCGDCDRVRLTADGQVRNCLFAREESDLRAALRGGASDDEIADRWRLAMVTKRPGHGIDDTTFLQPTRPMSAIGG; translated from the coding sequence GTGAGCGCCCACGACGACATCCAGCCAGCCCCGGCGGGCGGCCTGCTCGACGGCTTCGGCCGGGTCGCCACCGACCTGCGGGTCTCCCTGACCGACCGGTGCAACCTGCGGTGCAACTACTGCATGCCGGCCGAGGGGCTCGACTGGATGCCCACCGACCAGACGCTGACCGACGACGAGGTCGTCCGTCTGGTGAGGATCGGCGTCGAGGACCTCGGCATCCGCGAGGTCCGCTTCACCGGGGGGGAGCCGCTGCTGCGCCGGGGGCTCACCGACATCGTCCGGCGTACGGCGCAGCTGCGCCCGCGCCCGGAGGTCTCGCTCACCACCAACGCCCTCGGCCTCGCCCGCACCGCCGGGGCCCTCGCCGAGTCGGGCCTGGACCGGGTGAACGTCAGCCTCGACACCATCCGCGCCGACGTGTTCGCGCAGATCACGCGCCGCGACCGGCTGCACGACGTGGTCGCCGGGCTCGAGGCGGCGGACGCGGCCGGCATCGGCCCGATCAAGATCAACGCCGTGCTGCTGCGCGGCGTCAACGACCACCTCGCGCCGGAGCTGCTCGGCTGGTGCCTGGAGCGCGGCTACCAGCTGCGGATCATCGAGCAGATGCCGCTCGACGCCCAGCACGCCTGGTCCCGGGAGGGCATGGTCACCGCCGAGGAGATCTTCGCCTCGCTGGCCACCGCCTTCACGCTGACGCCCGACCCCGACCACCGCGGCAGCGCCCCGGCCGAGACGTTCCTCGTCGACGGCGGGCCCGCCCGTGTCGGGGTGATCGCCTCGGTGACGCGCCCGTTCTGCGGCGACTGCGACCGGGTGCGGCTCACCGCAGACGGTCAGGTCCGCAACTGCCTGTTCGCCCGTGAGGAGTCCGACCTGCGGGCGGCGCTGCGCGGCGGTGCGAGCGACGACGAGATCGCCGACCGCTGGCGCCTGGCGATGGTCACCAAGCGTCCCGGCCACGGCATCGACGACACCACGTTCCTGCAGCCGACGCGTCCGATGTCGGCGATCGGCGGCTGA
- a CDS encoding acetone carboxylase, whose protein sequence is MSTADETAPEVEATCSAKGCQAPATHQLLWNNPKLHTPDRRKVWLACEEHRGSLGDFLAARQFLRDVVPHA, encoded by the coding sequence GTGAGCACGGCCGACGAGACCGCCCCCGAGGTCGAGGCCACCTGCTCGGCCAAGGGCTGCCAGGCCCCCGCGACCCACCAGCTGCTGTGGAACAACCCCAAGCTGCACACGCCCGACCGGCGCAAGGTGTGGCTGGCGTGCGAGGAGCACCGCGGCTCCCTGGGCGACTTCCTCGCCGCGCGCCAGTTCCTGCGCGACGTCGTCCCGCACGCCTGA
- a CDS encoding DUF3099 domain-containing protein, giving the protein MAGTRSNRRGTEPVRITTAPQSHRDDLDRRRRRYIISMVVRTLCFVGAAVVGPGWVRWVLIFGAVFLPYVAVIVANSAAPRTDGADLVQPGRGYKELG; this is encoded by the coding sequence GTGGCAGGAACACGCAGCAACCGGCGCGGTACCGAGCCGGTCCGCATCACGACCGCACCCCAGAGCCACCGCGACGACCTCGACCGGCGGCGACGCCGCTACATCATCTCGATGGTCGTGCGGACGCTCTGCTTCGTCGGCGCGGCCGTGGTCGGTCCGGGCTGGGTCCGCTGGGTCCTCATCTTCGGCGCGGTCTTCCTGCCCTACGTCGCGGTGATCGTGGCCAACAGCGCCGCACCGCGCACCGACGGCGCCGACCTGGTGCAGCCCGGGCGGGGCTACAAGGAGCTCGGGTGA
- a CDS encoding dodecin: MSDRTYRVTEIVGTSTEGIDQAIRNGVERAARTLRHVDWFEMTQVRGHVKDGQVEHFQVGLKVGFRLEDD, encoded by the coding sequence ATGTCCGACCGCACCTACCGAGTGACCGAGATCGTCGGCACCTCCACCGAGGGCATCGACCAGGCGATCCGCAACGGCGTCGAGCGCGCCGCGCGCACGCTGCGCCACGTCGACTGGTTCGAGATGACCCAGGTCCGCGGCCACGTCAAGGACGGCCAGGTGGAGCACTTCCAGGTCGGTCTCAAGGTCGGCTTCCGGCTCGAGGACGACTGA